From Candidatus Methylomirabilota bacterium, a single genomic window includes:
- a CDS encoding VOC family protein produces the protein MPVRSLLHYALEVPDQTLGQRYYQDFGLVDESGRGAAVRLRTARQSRESVQLYEGPRKRLHHLCFGATGEEFARTREAVRLNGTPEVDPPRGGAGEGFWLRDPDGNFVNVREEAAPGAPADPPPPLNGPGYAPRQAVRGAPERGLKPAPRRLGHVLLFTPDITRQVDFYTRVLGLKLSDRSQEIIAFMRCTTDHHNLALLASRAPGFHHASFEVGGVDEIALSAAAMADRGWQPGWGLGRHVIGSNFFYYIRDPWGSFAEYFYDLDHIPESCAWEPRNFPPEDSLYVWGPPVPADFAENKEA, from the coding sequence ATGCCCGTACGCTCGCTGCTTCACTACGCGCTCGAGGTGCCGGACCAGACGCTCGGCCAGCGCTACTATCAGGACTTCGGCCTCGTGGACGAGTCGGGCCGCGGCGCCGCCGTGCGTCTGCGCACCGCGCGCCAGTCGCGTGAGAGCGTGCAGCTCTACGAGGGTCCTCGCAAGCGGCTGCACCATCTCTGCTTCGGCGCCACCGGCGAGGAGTTCGCCCGCACGCGCGAGGCGGTCCGGCTCAATGGCACACCCGAGGTCGATCCGCCGCGCGGGGGGGCCGGCGAGGGCTTCTGGCTCCGCGATCCCGACGGCAATTTCGTCAACGTGCGCGAGGAGGCGGCGCCCGGTGCCCCCGCCGACCCGCCGCCGCCCCTCAACGGGCCCGGCTACGCGCCCCGCCAGGCCGTGCGCGGCGCCCCCGAGCGTGGCCTCAAGCCCGCGCCGCGGCGCCTGGGCCACGTGCTCCTCTTCACGCCGGATATCACCCGTCAGGTCGACTTCTACACGCGGGTGCTGGGGCTCAAGCTGTCGGACCGCTCGCAGGAGATCATCGCCTTCATGCGCTGCACGACCGACCATCACAACCTCGCCCTCCTGGCCTCGAGGGCGCCCGGCTTCCATCACGCCTCCTTCGAGGTCGGCGGGGTGGACGAGATCGCGCTGAGCGCCGCCGCGATGGCCGATCGCGGCTGGCAACCCGGCTGGGGACTCGGGCGTCACGTCATCGGCTCGAACTTCTTCTATTACATCCGCGACCCGTGGGGCAGCTTCGCGGAGTACTTCTACGACCTGGACCATATCCCGGAGAGCTGCGCCTGGGAGCCGCGCAATTTTCCCCCCGAGGATTCGCTCTACGTGTGGGGTCCGCCCGTACCCGCCGACTTCGCCGAGAACAAGGAGGCCTGA